From Cognatishimia activa, one genomic window encodes:
- a CDS encoding efflux RND transporter periplasmic adaptor subunit: MIGRVVWILPPLLAGAAVFIWMTRPGETLSQEAVEPKPLPVRVEVIEPIVFQPQAVGYGYVQPVRSWKAVAQVSGRILRLDPSIEEGAFIASGALAVEVDPQDYEVALSIADAALAEAEISLAELSASEANTRRTLALEKELEAVFAVEVDRQQSLVDRGSSTQTAVESARRSLLGQQRTVLSLENTLALLPVQTQSLEAAIKTRRAEVENARNILSTTKLNVPFEGRVQEVAVAVDQFIRAGDTLFSLDDISASNIVAEFQPAQLSDLFSSAETLSVAELIDPQDAREVFSVVQAMDLSATVRLTVGDLIHEWDADLVRIIGITSAETGTVGIVVRVANPGDIDPSKQRPPLSNDAFVEVRLTSQPLPDVTLIERDAVRYGVDGQPFAYVADETDRLDIRALKLGAVSGDYILVSEGLERGDLIVLSDPQPAVLGMPLAAVSAE; encoded by the coding sequence ATGATTGGACGCGTAGTTTGGATATTGCCGCCTCTGCTTGCTGGTGCCGCCGTATTCATTTGGATGACGCGTCCTGGCGAAACGCTCTCCCAAGAGGCTGTCGAACCGAAACCGCTTCCCGTTCGCGTCGAGGTCATCGAGCCAATTGTATTCCAGCCGCAAGCCGTCGGTTATGGCTATGTTCAGCCAGTCAGGAGTTGGAAGGCCGTAGCGCAAGTGAGTGGTCGGATCTTGCGGCTTGATCCATCTATAGAGGAAGGCGCATTTATCGCATCTGGTGCACTGGCAGTCGAAGTTGATCCACAAGACTATGAAGTCGCACTTTCCATCGCCGATGCGGCTCTGGCAGAAGCTGAAATATCTCTAGCCGAACTTTCTGCCAGCGAAGCCAACACCCGTCGGACCCTTGCTTTAGAGAAAGAACTTGAAGCGGTTTTTGCAGTCGAGGTTGACCGCCAGCAATCATTGGTAGATCGGGGGTCAAGCACTCAAACTGCGGTCGAAAGCGCCCGTCGTTCTTTGTTGGGCCAACAGCGCACGGTCTTGAGCCTGGAGAACACTCTGGCTCTGTTGCCAGTTCAAACTCAAAGTTTGGAAGCTGCTATAAAGACGCGCAGGGCTGAGGTTGAAAATGCAAGAAACATACTGAGTACCACAAAGCTCAACGTACCATTTGAGGGCCGGGTGCAGGAGGTTGCTGTTGCCGTCGATCAGTTCATTCGTGCGGGAGACACCCTATTCTCTCTAGATGACATATCGGCAAGCAATATTGTCGCTGAGTTCCAACCGGCTCAACTCTCGGATCTTTTTAGCAGTGCAGAAACCTTGTCGGTGGCAGAGCTCATCGACCCGCAAGATGCACGTGAAGTATTTTCGGTTGTGCAGGCCATGGATCTGTCAGCGACAGTTCGTCTGACAGTTGGGGACCTCATACATGAGTGGGACGCCGACCTGGTGCGGATCATCGGAATTACCAGCGCCGAAACCGGAACAGTCGGTATTGTGGTTCGCGTGGCCAATCCAGGTGACATCGATCCGAGCAAGCAACGTCCCCCGTTGTCCAACGATGCATTTGTTGAAGTGCGACTCACGAGTCAACCATTGCCTGATGTTACCTTAATTGAGCGTGATGCTGTTCGATACGGCGTCGATGGCCAACCCTTTGCATATGTTGCTGATGAAACTGACCGGCTGGATATTCGTGCTCTGAAACTTGGGGCGGTTTCGGGCGATTATATTCTAGTCTCAGAGGGTTTGGAGCGAGGAGACCTGATCGTCCTATCGGATCCGCAGCCCGCCGTGCTTGGGATGCCCTTAGCCGCCGTTTCAGCGGAGTAA
- a CDS encoding ferric reductase-like transmembrane domain-containing protein, which produces MTKRAGIFGIVSILGLFALLHIGFANDEISPRALGATLVGGIAFLLMATSIFLATRPSVLEDAFGGLDRMYQVHKTCGVIATILVLVHFFASPKEIPEGIVATADVTFPSSPLGMAGMILLVVLVIVTLNRKIAYHRWRMPHKLMGVVFVLIVAHFMTAPEFFFDRFGPSGLLLILAGIVGILSYGYSMFGMNRASAKTYVIDAVNKMERATEVVLSPIGDALQFKPGQFAFVEVKGDGFSEPHPFTISSAPDEDKLRFTIKVLGDWTRKVREELTPGLEVDVRGPYGRFDTSHADNKQVWIAGGIGVTPFLSTIRGLKDGDDREIYLVYAVREGAEALFFDELREKLTMMPNMKLILLESNNGEFCKVEKIKEKLGTSMTSFDYFLCGPRVMTSSIIKDLKSEGVAANKIHTEAFEFR; this is translated from the coding sequence ATGACCAAGCGTGCCGGTATCTTTGGAATCGTTTCAATACTTGGTTTGTTCGCCCTGCTTCACATCGGATTCGCCAACGATGAAATTTCACCGAGAGCGCTTGGCGCTACTCTTGTTGGAGGTATCGCGTTCCTGTTGATGGCGACGTCCATCTTTCTCGCGACACGTCCGTCAGTTTTGGAAGACGCCTTCGGCGGCCTGGACCGCATGTATCAGGTTCACAAAACGTGCGGTGTCATCGCCACGATCCTTGTTTTGGTCCATTTCTTTGCGTCGCCAAAAGAAATCCCAGAAGGCATTGTGGCGACAGCGGATGTCACGTTCCCGTCTTCGCCGCTTGGCATGGCGGGCATGATCTTGTTGGTTGTCTTGGTCATTGTCACCCTGAATCGAAAGATCGCGTATCATCGCTGGCGAATGCCGCACAAACTTATGGGTGTGGTGTTCGTCCTGATTGTCGCCCACTTCATGACAGCGCCGGAGTTTTTCTTTGACCGGTTTGGTCCGTCAGGTTTGCTGCTCATTCTGGCAGGGATCGTTGGTATTCTTTCCTATGGATACAGCATGTTTGGCATGAATAGAGCGTCCGCCAAAACTTACGTCATCGACGCCGTAAACAAGATGGAGCGCGCGACTGAAGTTGTCCTTTCACCAATTGGAGATGCGCTTCAGTTTAAGCCGGGTCAGTTTGCTTTCGTAGAGGTGAAGGGTGATGGCTTTTCTGAACCCCACCCATTTACAATTTCCAGCGCTCCGGACGAGGACAAGCTTCGATTCACAATAAAGGTCCTTGGTGATTGGACACGGAAAGTACGTGAAGAATTGACCCCAGGATTGGAAGTTGATGTGCGTGGACCATACGGACGTTTCGACACCAGCCATGCTGACAACAAGCAGGTTTGGATCGCAGGCGGCATTGGTGTGACTCCGTTCCTCTCCACAATCCGGGGTCTCAAAGATGGTGATGATCGCGAAATCTATCTCGTTTACGCCGTTCGCGAAGGGGCTGAGGCGCTCTTCTTTGATGAGCTGCGCGAAAAACTGACGATGATGCCGAATATGAAGCTGATTTTGTTGGAATCCAACAATGGCGAATTCTGCAAAGTGGAAAAAATAAAGGAGAAGCTGGGCACGTCGATGACGAGTTTTGACTACTTCTTGTGCGGACCACGCGTCATGACCTCATCGATCATTAAGGACCTGAAGTCTGAAGGTGTGGCCGCGAACAAAATCCACACTGAAGCTTTTGAGTTCCGGTGA